The segment TCACAGCCGTGGCAGCCAGATCTCCTCTCAGTGCACCGATAACAGCCTCTGCAATTTCAAGGGCTACGCCTTCCTGCAGAGGTATAGTATAAAGTAAAGAGGATAAGCTAGTATGATATGATGTGGTACAAATAAGTTTGCTAGGAAAAGACCAGCGAACCTGCGCTTCTGTTGTGCTAGCCCCAAGGTGTGGTGTGACAGTGACATTCTCATGCTGCACTAACTTGCTGTCTCTTGGCGGTGGCTCCTCAGTAAATACATCAAGTGCAGCCTGACTCACACCACAATGCAATCAGGAAAAAGGCCAAAATGTCTCTCTTTTTTCTGACAAAACATTTTCACAGTGAAATAGAGATATCAGATGCATATGAAAGTTGGACAACAGGTAACAGCTATGCACTGTCAACATTCGGATAAGTCATGAGTGGACATGCCGAAAGGAATTACCTGGGCAACTGTTCCATTGTCAAGTGCTCTCAGCAATGCTTCTTCATCAACAACTCCACCCCGTGCAACATTGATAATTCTAACACCTTTCCTCATTTTTGCAAAAGTTTCATCATTGAAAAGCTTTGCAGTCGATGGAGTTAGAGGCATATGCAGTGATATGAAGTCTGCTGTGGAGATGGCCTCATCAAATGATACCATATCTACTCCAATTGCCCGGGCTCTATCAACAGCAGCATATGGATCATGAACAATGACATCCATCCCAAGTCCTTTTGCACGTCGAGCTACTTCTGGACCAACCTTTCCAAAACCCATAACAGCTAGTGTCTTGCCCACCAAGGTAACACCAACATATTTGCTTCGTTGCCATTTGCCTGAATACTATGAGTTAGCACAAACGAACCAAGCACAGTATCACCACAATATTTCGTTTAAAAAAACACAATATTTTTTATATCAAGTGAAATGAACTTGTGATGTTGTTAAATAAAGAAAATCGGAACACAATAGTGATCATCTTTTGCTCAAAATGGCTAGTATTTTATATGAACCTACTGGTGGAGCGTGCTAATAATTGTAATTTCATATTCAGAATGATTCTACTTAAAAATCGGCAATAAGAAAGATTTTATTATGCGTGTCACAGAAAACAGGATAAATCTAAAGTTGCAGTTGCAGACACTAGAAAAAGTTGAGTACTTCGTTGACCATTAAGATATAAGAAGACTGTGGAAAGAATGAGTTTCAGATTTTTGTAAAATGAGGATAGCACAACCCAAGAACAAATATGAACTCAATGGGGCTGGGAAAGTCATCAATTCATCACAAGACCCCAATATTTGCTTCAGAAAGAACATTATTGAAGCTTCTGCTATGCCAGCAGAGATTCGTATTACATTACATGGAAAGTAGtacttatttatattttgtGCGATGACACTGGTAACATCATGATACGAGCGCTGCAATCACGTTTGATCCGGATGCACCACTTAATTCCTTAACCAAACCCAATCTGTCAGTCCATGTATGGTGGCAATGCTGCAACACCGTATTATCCCCttcatcatgccattggcacctATGTAACCAAACTTCCTCTCTCAAGTCCCAACATCACGCCAACATCATTTACAACCTAACCTTGAAAGCACTTAATAAAGTACACAGCTACAGAAACATGGACTAACTTCAAACATGTGTATCAGTCGGCGTAAACATGGACTACATCTCATTTGCAAGCAATGTGCAACGATCAAACTACTTACTACTATGGAGTAGTAGAGAATTGCATCGCATTTCACTTCCCCCTTTGTACGTGCACATTGTTAGTAATTATTAACAGCAGCAGGACCGACCTTATCTGTTCGCACAACGTGTGGTTGGCACAGCGTGGTCGCGCTATCGTGTGCACAAATTTGCTGGGAGCAAATTAAAACGAGGAGCGTACGTACCGGCCTTGAGCGACGCATCGGCCTGCGCGACATTGCGCGCCATGGCGGCGAGGAGCGCGACGGCGTGCTCTGCGGCGGCGACGGTGTTGGCGGTGGGCGCGTTGACGACGAGGCATCCCGCCTCGGTGGCCGCCTGGAGGTCGACATTGTCGACGCCGACACCGGCCCGCCCGACGACGCGGAGCCTGCCGCGCGCGGCCTCGAACACCTCCCGCGTCACCTGCGTCCCGCTGCGCACCACCAGCGCGTCCACGAGCGACACCTTGGCGCGGAGCTCCTCCGCCGTGAGCTCGTAGGAGCAGTCCACGTTGGCGAACGCGCGCAGCAGGTCCAGCCCCGCGGTGCCCAGATTCTCCGTGACCAGTACCGTCGGCCGGCCGCCCGCCGCCGAGGCCGCCGCGGCCACGGCCACCAGTCCGGAACGGGGCGTGGTGGAGAGGCCTGCGCGGAGAAGGCGGCCCCGGCAGAGCGAGAGGGCGCGGTGGCTCGCCAGGGACGACGGGCCGGCGGGATCCGGGGCCCtggccggcgccgccgctgccgctgggAGGAGGTGGCGGAGCCGGAGCGGCGTCGCCAAGGCCATGAATTGGCGGTGTCGAGTGTGTGATTGTGGAGACGCGGAGTGGACCGAAGACGAGACGTCGGTGGCGTGTGTTGAGCCGTTCTCGCGGTTTTATCCGTTGACTGTTGCTGTCTttgatatcttttttttttttgaaaggctGATATATGTGGTACCTGTCCACTGAAATGTCTTGGCTTCAAAATGGGAGGAAATTCATAACACATGACATGATCATATACCATTATtgcataaattaaaaaataacacAAAGATTATAGCTCTCTCATGTGTTAGGACAACTCTAGTTACGCTTTATTAGCCATAAATTTAGCAAAAAGGCACCAAAGTAGAGTTCTCATGTTGTGGTGCGGCCAAAATTGAAAACCAAGCGTCGAATGTTTCAACTTTTACTATCCTTGTGCAGCATAAAGCATTGGGCAAACACTGTCTCGGTGGGCCAGAGCAGTCGATCCACCAACGAGGCCGGACTGGGTCCAGTACGCGGTAAGCCCAGTACCAATCAAGGCCGGAGCCCAGAAGACGTGATAGGCCCAGTATCGGTCAGCCGCGGTCTAACGGCCTCCTCAACGTCACGGGCTCACGAGACGAGAGCACGGCACTCGGCACACACGTCCGGTCCCCAACGGCACGACTCACGAGCACGTCGACGACGAGAGCCGGCACACCGGACGGAGGCACCGGACAAGTCTGCCGGCGCGAGCTGCTGAAAACGGTAAAATACTAacaatattttctttttctgggaATTAAATTTGAATCTACACGTACTGGTACGGTAGTTTTTCATTAATCGTTTACGAACCGGACGGATATTTCGAACGAAAACAACctcacaacaacaacaacagccAGCAGCTGAAGAAAAGCCAGCGTGAGCAAGTTACTCTGCGGACTGCGGTGCTGCCACCGGATTCAGATTGGGTGACTTTACAGAGCAAAGTTACATTGTAACTTTTGTACGATCTCCACCCTCCATTTCCTATCCAACAACTGAGAATGGATTCAAAGCTTGCAACACTTAGCATTTTTCGTTCTCTCGAGCAGCAGTCTGCGGCACATCCATGTCAGAGCTCCAGCGGGCTGCCTTCCCTTGCGGGCTGCAGCGACGACGTGCGACAGGCCCGGCCACTAGAACTGTAGCCAAGGCTGTAGTAAACCATATGGAGATGACGTCTGCCACCGGCAGCGGCACCATGGATGCTCCTGTTGGAGAAGATGAGGTCGTAAAGACCGAGCCATAGCTCGCGGCCTGTGgccagcgcgacgggcacgcGACCGACGTGGTGAGCGTGGCCAGGGAGTGtagggggtataaaccccaatACCTTCATGGAttgatatgggccgcaccatcagaggtggctcggtccacaggatgaagacgtgcggcgaaCGACTGGTCGAcgcgcaccgcaaggctacaagatattgtaccaaataggatactttgcttgtaactctgtcccttcacgatatataaggaggggcaggggtcccctagaggacaagtcaaacacacattattctctcaatccaatacaatcagacgcaggacgtaggtattacgccaactcggcggccgaacctggataaaaagcttgtccgtgtcttgcgtcaccatcgagttcgtagtttgcgcaccatttaccgataaactactaccgtgggtataccccaaggtagactgccgaccagctttcgtcgacagtggcgcgccaggtagggggtgtacgTACAGCTCtcctagacgaacaagatggccatcatccccgacttcgcggccatggcgggcagcttcacgttcaccgttagcttcaacagcttcaccgccacgaccacggaggaggcgtagatccgatctgcgccaatcacttcttcatcgacgtcggccgcGGCTTCAACCatgctggctacgactccgactactccagcaacgtctccgaccatgccgacaacgcgtcacctgcttccctgctacaaaggaaggcagatcgacgacaccgacctgctcgggctatcgaccaagtttttttggcctacttgctctgaccacctgtcgcaataataatcgccgcgaagaacggcgctacgacaaccgcgaccaccgtcatgacaacaagtcaaaaagctcgaggTCCAGATAATTTTAtcgtcaccgaccagactttcgtccaaagataagtatacttctaatattttatttatttttggcataatatttttaatattattatccttcaaaacaattttttggttagccgactagttttttctcctacacgagttttccagagccggtactgtctccgactcctccctacacgtgcatgagatccgccctctgcgttccgggtggccggcagtagctctctggcgaggctgacaATCCCACgcatgtctaggttccgcacctcatgctgattgttggctagaccagagctggtacaagctctaggatgaattaactactcgtactaattttataacaaaaaatctaaaacttatctcagtgctgattttttatctaaagtttatctatacatcatgtactacctattctctatatttatttttcaggagtttggcccagtcgacaagctacgctcggagattcgtcgactattccctacgctgtgcccggggactgctccgaccaccgagcacgtttacgttcccaaccacgctcggggacttgtcgactactctctatgctgtgctcgaagactgtgccgaccatcgagcacgtttacgttcccaaccacgctcggggacttgtccactggtccctacgccgtgctcggggactgtgccgaccaccgagcactatacgttcggggactgttcgaccagctcaccaatttgagagttttgggactgcaccgaccaccgagcactatacgctcggggactggtcgaccagcccaccaatttgagaattcagggactgtaccgaccaccgagtgttatatgctcggggactggtcgattagtctattcaattgcagacggactggtaaatttaattttttagaccttgcaataaggctcatacttcgccttccagcaagctcggggactacatcggtgcgatgcatctggcgatacatctcagtttcagaatttccttgaggacttttcttttgaccctggcaccacgtgcctacgtcacctactactaggctcggggactaagtgggcacacttcaccttgcggtgaatatgcttgctttttgaaaggctatacttttcagaaaataaagtgggcacacttcaccaggaaagaaatcttttttgattaagagcaccatgcattcttcgaacaacctgcttcttcgacgtcaatgttgatcaactgtcttttgagttggtcaaaataccgttgcaactgtttggacgactttcctgcttattgaagacgtcaagtctcaccGGTCGaaaaagctcaagacggcgtgttacatcacaatacatggtgctcggggactagctgtgggggtataaacccctataccctcatgggctgatatgggccgcaccatcagaggtggctcggcccacaggatgaagacgtgcggcgcacgactagtCGGCGCGccccgcaaggctacaagatattgtaccaaataggatactttgcttgtaactctgtcccttcacgatatataaggaggggcaggggtcccctagaggacaagtcatacacacattattctctcaatccaatacaatcagacgcaggacgtaggtattacgccaactcgacggccgaacctggataaaaagtttgtccgtgtcttgcgtcaccatcga is part of the Sorghum bicolor cultivar BTx623 chromosome 10, Sorghum_bicolor_NCBIv3, whole genome shotgun sequence genome and harbors:
- the LOC8069362 gene encoding D-3-phosphoglycerate dehydrogenase 3, chloroplastic, encoding MALATPLRLRHLLPAAAAAPARAPDPAGPSSLASHRALSLCRGRLLRAGLSTTPRSGLVAVAAAASAAGGRPTVLVTENLGTAGLDLLRAFANVDCSYELTAEELRAKVSLVDALVVRSGTQVTREVFEAARGRLRVVGRAGVGVDNVDLQAATEAGCLVVNAPTANTVAAAEHAVALLAAMARNVAQADASLKAGKWQRSKYVGVTLVGKTLAVMGFGKVGPEVARRAKGLGMDVIVHDPYAAVDRARAIGVDMVSFDEAISTADFISLHMPLTPSTAKLFNDETFAKMRKGVRIINVARGGVVDEEALLRALDNGTVAQAALDVFTEEPPPRDSKLVQHENVTVTPHLGASTTEAQEGVALEIAEAVIGALRGDLAATAVNAPTVPAEVLSELSSYVVLAEKLGRLVVQLVAGGSGIKGIKVVFSSARDPDDLDTRILRAMVTKGIIEPISSAFVNIVNADYVAKQRGLRIVEERIFLDGSPEIPLDSIQVHLTNVESKFAGALSDAGDIRVEGKVRDGAPHLTLVGSFRVDVSLVGNLILCCQVDQPGIIGKVGSILGKMNVNVSFMSVGRTAPGKQAIMAIGVDEEPEKEALKLIGDTPSVEEFVFLKL